One window of Sporosarcina sp. 6E9 genomic DNA carries:
- the trmL gene encoding tRNA (uridine(34)/cytosine(34)/5-carboxymethylaminomethyluridine(34)-2'-O)-methyltransferase TrmL → MAIHVALFEPAIPANTGNIARTCAGTGVKLHLIKPLGFSTEDKMLKRAGLDYWSHVDVSYHDGIYEMFDQYPEAQFYFITKFGKKPYTSFDYSDTSTDIFFVFGKETTGLPDEIIKENEERCLRIPMNDHIRALNLSNTAAILVYEALRQQSFPNLH, encoded by the coding sequence ATGGCAATACATGTCGCATTATTTGAACCAGCAATCCCGGCAAATACGGGAAACATTGCAAGAACTTGCGCCGGAACCGGAGTTAAGCTTCATCTTATTAAACCACTTGGGTTTTCAACAGAAGATAAAATGTTGAAAAGAGCGGGGCTAGACTACTGGAGTCATGTTGATGTATCTTACCATGATGGAATTTATGAGATGTTTGATCAGTATCCAGAGGCACAATTTTACTTCATTACGAAGTTTGGAAAAAAGCCGTATACATCCTTTGATTACTCAGATACTTCAACGGATATATTCTTTGTGTTTGGCAAAGAAACGACGGGTCTACCTGATGAAATTATTAAAGAGAATGAGGAGCGCTGTCTTCGCATTCCAATGAATGATCATATTCGCGCACTAAATTTATCGAACACTGCAGCTATTTTAGTTTATGAAGCATTGCGTCAACAATCATTTCCAAATTTACATTAA
- a CDS encoding aldo/keto reductase → MPRMGLGVYKMQNPEETVEAIQHALKTGYRAVDTAAVYGNEKETGEAIRHSGIPREDLFITSKVWNTDQGYDETLRAFEASLERLELDYLDLYLTHWPVKESYVETYKAIERLYDEKLIRSTGVSNHHIHHLEKVFAKANIRPMVNQVEVHPRLSQEPLRQFCAENNIAVTSWSPLARGGELLANGLLKSIGSKYGKTSAQVIIRWHLQNDLIVIPKSVTPKRIDENINVADFVLTEEEMEKINTLNLNERVGSNPEDF, encoded by the coding sequence ATGCCGCGAATGGGACTTGGTGTTTATAAGATGCAAAATCCCGAAGAAACGGTTGAAGCAATTCAGCATGCGCTGAAAACAGGGTACCGTGCAGTTGATACGGCAGCAGTTTATGGAAATGAAAAAGAAACTGGAGAAGCGATTCGCCATTCGGGTATTCCAAGAGAAGATTTATTCATAACCTCTAAAGTTTGGAATACAGATCAAGGATACGATGAAACATTGCGTGCATTTGAAGCTTCACTTGAAAGGTTGGAACTCGATTATTTGGATTTGTATTTAACGCATTGGCCAGTCAAAGAAAGCTATGTCGAGACGTATAAAGCGATTGAACGGTTATATGATGAAAAACTAATCCGTTCAACGGGTGTTTCGAATCATCATATCCACCATCTGGAAAAAGTTTTTGCAAAAGCGAATATTCGTCCGATGGTCAATCAAGTTGAAGTTCATCCAAGATTGTCACAAGAACCTTTACGACAATTTTGTGCTGAAAATAATATTGCGGTTACTTCTTGGTCGCCATTGGCAAGAGGCGGGGAATTGCTAGCTAATGGGTTGCTCAAGAGCATAGGAAGTAAATATGGAAAAACGTCTGCCCAAGTAATTATTCGTTGGCATTTACAAAATGATTTAATCGTTATACCTAAATCGGTCACACCGAAGCGGATTGATGAAAATATCAATGTTGCTGATTTTGTATTAACTGAAGAAGAGATGGAAAAAATTAATACACTAAACTTAAATGAGCGTGTTGGATCAAACCCGGAAGACTTTTAA
- a CDS encoding B3/4 domain-containing protein has protein sequence MKLNLDPAVLEIVPTFKLGLNHYTKVTVAESPQMLKGRLQLFQELLFFDLDDKPVTDFLGIKEWREVWKLFGANPSRHRHSTEALMRRIAKQNYLSPFHSAVDLNNFFSLQYQIPVGIYDVDKIKGNVTLTVGTKESGYDGLNGRFNSLEKMLILSDDEGPFGSPYVDSARTAVTEETTNSLHAFFLRPSMNEAEALELTTAAGNMFTEISGGDVQSYVLQEDHPTIVIKE, from the coding sequence TTGAAGTTAAATTTAGATCCTGCAGTTTTGGAAATCGTACCTACCTTTAAATTGGGCCTTAACCATTATACCAAAGTTACCGTTGCAGAATCTCCTCAAATGCTAAAAGGTCGCTTACAATTATTTCAAGAACTTCTTTTTTTCGACCTTGACGACAAACCAGTGACCGATTTTCTCGGCATTAAGGAATGGCGCGAAGTCTGGAAATTATTCGGCGCAAATCCAAGTCGCCATCGCCATTCAACTGAAGCCCTTATGCGGCGCATTGCGAAGCAGAACTATTTGAGCCCGTTTCACTCCGCTGTGGATTTAAATAATTTCTTTTCATTACAATATCAAATTCCAGTCGGAATTTATGATGTAGATAAAATCAAAGGAAACGTCACGCTCACCGTTGGAACTAAAGAAAGTGGGTATGACGGATTGAATGGCCGTTTTAATTCTTTAGAGAAAATGCTAATCCTATCAGACGACGAAGGTCCCTTTGGAAGCCCTTATGTCGATTCTGCTCGCACTGCGGTGACAGAAGAAACGACCAATTCCCTGCACGCATTCTTCCTACGTCCATCCATGAATGAGGCTGAAGCACTCGAATTAACAACTGCTGCCGGCAATATGTTTACAGAAATTAGTGGTGGCGATGTTCAGTCCTATGTTTTACAAGAAGATCACCCAACGATTGTAATAAAAGAATAA
- a CDS encoding flavin reductase family protein translates to MISIDPIKNSERDNYKLLIGSIIPRPIAFVTTQSKEGIVNGAPFSYFNIVSSNPPMVSLAIQRPTGELKDTARNIYDNDQFVVHIVDDENVAKINKTAASLPATESEVELADLTLVQSEDISVPGVKEAKVRMECKLVQAIPLGGDGPGSDLFIGEVTRFHIDEEIYENGRIDPRGLNAISRLAGSSYAAIGDIFSIDRPK, encoded by the coding sequence TTGATTTCGATTGATCCAATAAAAAATAGTGAGCGAGATAATTATAAACTTCTCATCGGTTCTATAATTCCAAGACCTATTGCCTTTGTGACTACCCAATCTAAGGAAGGTATTGTCAACGGGGCACCATTTAGCTATTTCAACATTGTTTCATCAAACCCGCCAATGGTTTCTCTAGCTATTCAAAGACCTACTGGCGAACTAAAAGATACTGCTCGAAACATTTATGATAATGATCAATTTGTTGTGCATATTGTGGATGATGAGAATGTAGCGAAAATCAACAAAACGGCTGCTTCATTACCTGCAACAGAAAGTGAAGTTGAATTGGCTGATTTAACACTCGTACAAAGTGAAGATATTTCTGTTCCAGGCGTGAAGGAAGCAAAGGTTCGCATGGAATGTAAACTTGTACAAGCAATTCCTCTTGGTGGAGATGGACCTGGTAGTGATTTATTTATAGGGGAAGTAACTCGCTTTCACATTGATGAAGAAATTTATGAAAACGGACGAATTGATCCGAGAGGTTTAAATGCGATTAGTCGTTTAGCTGGCTCTAGTTATGCAGCAATTGGTGATATATTTTCAATTGATAGACCAAAGTAA
- a CDS encoding NCS2 family permease, protein MFHLKDQQTTAKTEILAGMTTFLTMAYIIIVNPIILADAGVPFDQVFLATIIASAVGTLWMALFANYPIAIAPGMGLNAYFTSVVLASDGKLDYMTAFSAVFIAGILFVILSLTPFREKLIKSIPENLKHGITAGIGLFIAFIGLKLSGIVTSHESNLVQLGDLTSPPVLLALFGLLVTVVLMTLNVYGSIFIGMILTGVLAVFTGQLAFKSSLWQVPSLPQGILVWNPATALNDVISHGLYGVVFAFLIVTLFDTTGTMIGVAKQAGLMRGNTLPRARHALLADSVASSVGAMFGTSPTTAYIESSSGVAVGGRTGLTTLTVGILFMVAAFFGPLVSTLSGVSAITAPALIIVGSLMIGVVKEIDWDSFDEAFPAFLIILTMPLTSSIATGIALGFISYPLLKVVKGKWREVPVLLYIFAVLFLYQLLFLPH, encoded by the coding sequence ATGTTTCATTTAAAAGATCAACAAACAACTGCAAAAACTGAAATCCTTGCCGGTATGACAACTTTTCTAACCATGGCATATATAATCATAGTTAACCCGATAATACTCGCTGATGCAGGCGTCCCCTTCGACCAAGTGTTTCTCGCGACAATTATTGCGTCGGCAGTCGGTACACTCTGGATGGCACTGTTCGCCAATTACCCAATCGCGATTGCGCCTGGAATGGGTTTGAATGCTTATTTCACTTCTGTTGTCTTGGCTTCAGATGGAAAGTTAGATTACATGACTGCATTCTCCGCGGTTTTTATCGCCGGGATTTTATTCGTTATTTTATCATTGACACCTTTCAGGGAAAAACTGATTAAATCCATACCTGAAAACTTAAAGCACGGAATCACTGCTGGTATTGGACTATTCATTGCTTTTATTGGCTTAAAACTTTCGGGGATTGTCACTAGTCACGAATCAAACCTCGTTCAATTAGGAGACCTCACTTCTCCCCCAGTATTGTTGGCATTGTTTGGACTTCTGGTCACTGTCGTCCTCATGACATTGAATGTTTATGGGTCAATCTTTATTGGTATGATTCTGACAGGAGTTTTAGCAGTCTTTACGGGTCAACTAGCGTTCAAAAGCAGCTTGTGGCAAGTACCATCATTGCCCCAAGGCATTCTTGTTTGGAATCCCGCTACTGCATTAAACGATGTCATCTCTCACGGACTATACGGTGTCGTGTTCGCATTCTTAATTGTTACCCTGTTTGATACAACTGGAACAATGATTGGCGTGGCCAAGCAAGCTGGACTTATGAGAGGGAACACATTACCGCGTGCACGCCACGCCCTGCTCGCTGACTCTGTTGCATCATCTGTTGGCGCTATGTTCGGAACTAGTCCTACAACTGCTTACATAGAATCCTCATCGGGTGTAGCTGTAGGTGGCCGAACTGGGTTGACGACATTAACGGTCGGGATTTTATTTATGGTCGCAGCATTTTTCGGACCTTTGGTTAGTACTTTATCTGGCGTATCAGCAATTACCGCGCCTGCATTAATTATTGTCGGTAGCTTGATGATAGGCGTTGTGAAAGAAATTGACTGGGATTCGTTTGACGAAGCATTTCCCGCGTTTCTCATTATTTTAACAATGCCGCTCACATCGAGCATCGCCACTGGGATTGCACTCGGATTTATTTCTTATCCATTACTAAAAGTGGTGAAAGGTAAATGGAGAGAAGTTCCAGTCCTGTTATACATTTTTGCGGTACTCTTTTTGTATCAGTTACTATTTTTGCCACATTAA
- a CDS encoding GNAT family N-acetyltransferase produces the protein MYYDNSQLYTSFKDENRYYLENDEKQLTAEITFTQPNNDLFIIHHTRAREGNKKIISLCPFAKLEFEKKKEYADVWKC, from the coding sequence ATGTATTATGATAATAGTCAGTTATATACTAGTTTCAAGGATGAAAATCGATATTATTTAGAAAATGATGAGAAACAATTAACTGCCGAAATTACTTTTACTCAGCCTAATAATGATCTCTTTATTATTCATCATACGAGAGCACGTGAAGGAAATAAAAAGATAATATCTTTATGTCCTTTTGCCAAATTAGAATTTGAAAAGAAAAAAGAATATGCTGATGTGTGGAAGTGTTAA
- a CDS encoding ring-cleaving dioxygenase, with product MNHLKGIHHVTAITSSAEKNYEFFTYVLGMRLVKKTVNQDDIQTYHLFFADDKGSAGTDMTFFDFPGIPKGTHGTNEIYKTAFRVPTDAALDYWIKRFDKYEVKHNGIEEVFGKKTISFVDFDDQQYMLISDEFNKGIESGTPWQNGPVPLEFAITGLGPIHIRIGDFDNFKVVLEEVMLMREIASEGSFHLFEVGEGGNGAQVIVEDNVSMPPGRQGYGTVHHAAFRVEDTKVLYEWIEHMEAAGFGTSGYVDRFFFESLYARVAPGILFEWATDGPGFMGDEPYETVGEILSLPPFLEGKREQIEAAVRPIDTVRSTLEIEKEYL from the coding sequence ATGAATCACTTAAAAGGAATACACCACGTAACAGCTATAACAAGTAGTGCAGAAAAGAATTATGAATTTTTCACATATGTATTAGGAATGCGCCTCGTCAAGAAAACAGTCAATCAGGACGATATCCAAACATATCACTTATTCTTCGCGGATGACAAAGGCTCTGCTGGTACGGATATGACTTTCTTTGATTTCCCTGGTATTCCAAAAGGAACACATGGAACGAATGAGATTTATAAAACTGCTTTCCGTGTGCCAACAGATGCTGCACTTGATTACTGGATAAAGCGTTTTGATAAGTACGAAGTGAAACATAATGGGATTGAAGAAGTTTTCGGAAAGAAAACTATTTCATTTGTTGACTTTGATGATCAACAATATATGTTGATTTCTGATGAATTTAACAAAGGAATTGAGTCAGGTACACCTTGGCAGAATGGTCCAGTACCTTTGGAGTTTGCCATTACAGGTTTAGGACCTATTCATATTCGTATTGGAGATTTCGACAATTTTAAAGTGGTATTGGAAGAAGTCATGTTAATGCGTGAAATCGCAAGTGAAGGATCGTTCCATTTATTTGAAGTCGGTGAAGGTGGAAATGGTGCTCAAGTAATTGTAGAAGATAATGTGAGCATGCCACCTGGCAGACAAGGATATGGTACAGTGCATCACGCAGCTTTCCGCGTAGAAGATACAAAAGTATTATATGAATGGATTGAACATATGGAAGCAGCTGGTTTCGGTACTTCAGGATATGTTGATCGGTTCTTCTTCGAATCTTTATATGCACGGGTCGCACCTGGTATCCTTTTTGAATGGGCAACAGATGGTCCAGGCTTTATGGGAGACGAACCTTATGAAACAGTAGGGGAAATCTTATCACTGCCGCCATTCCTTGAAGGGAAACGTGAACAAATCGAGGCAGCAGTGAGACCGATTGACACAGTGCGTAGCACACTTGAAATTGAAAAAGAGTATTTGTAA
- the queG gene encoding tRNA epoxyqueuosine(34) reductase QueG, whose product MNTLELQQEVINYAHSIGIDKIGFTTAAPFRELKNRLVRQQELGYQSGFEEKDLDKRTEPALLLDQAESIISIAIAYPSRMENSPRGKKGERRGIFCRASWGTDYHIVLRERLKLLEAFILQHAPSARLRSMVDTGELADRAVAERAGIGWSAKNCSIITPEFGSYVYLGEMITNIPFAPDQPMEDECGDCTLCLDACPTGALIQGGQLDAQRCIAFLTQTKTPIPEEFRDKIGNRVYGCDTCQTVCPKNRKKHNLHQRAFHPDPELAKPLLQPILRLSNRQFKERFGHVSGSWRGKNPIQRNAIIGLAHFKEESSVPELIEMLLNDQRPMMRGTIAWALGEIGTEKSYEGICQALETEEDPSVIAELQKAIDNRKIKNPQS is encoded by the coding sequence ATGAATACACTCGAATTACAACAAGAAGTCATAAATTATGCCCATTCAATCGGTATCGATAAAATTGGTTTTACGACAGCCGCCCCGTTCCGTGAATTGAAAAATCGTTTGGTTCGTCAACAGGAACTCGGTTATCAATCGGGCTTTGAGGAAAAGGATTTGGATAAGCGGACGGAACCCGCGCTTCTCCTTGACCAAGCGGAGAGCATCATTTCGATTGCCATCGCTTATCCATCCCGGATGGAAAACTCGCCTAGAGGGAAAAAGGGGGAACGCCGTGGCATTTTTTGTCGTGCTTCATGGGGAACAGATTACCATATTGTTCTGCGCGAGCGGTTAAAGCTACTGGAGGCGTTTATCCTTCAACATGCGCCTTCTGCAAGACTCCGTTCAATGGTGGATACGGGTGAACTAGCTGATAGGGCAGTAGCTGAACGTGCGGGCATCGGTTGGTCTGCAAAAAATTGTTCGATTATAACACCTGAGTTTGGTTCTTATGTTTATCTTGGGGAAATGATTACGAATATCCCGTTCGCACCGGATCAGCCGATGGAGGATGAGTGTGGGGATTGTACGCTTTGTTTAGATGCTTGTCCGACAGGAGCGCTCATACAAGGCGGGCAACTTGATGCACAGCGTTGTATTGCTTTTCTTACACAAACGAAAACGCCTATACCGGAAGAGTTCCGTGATAAAATCGGAAATCGTGTGTATGGCTGTGACACTTGCCAAACTGTTTGTCCTAAGAATCGAAAAAAACACAACTTGCATCAACGCGCTTTTCATCCTGATCCAGAACTAGCAAAACCACTTTTACAACCAATCCTTCGTTTATCAAATCGTCAGTTTAAAGAACGATTTGGACATGTTTCAGGCTCTTGGCGCGGTAAAAATCCAATTCAACGAAATGCAATCATTGGATTGGCACACTTTAAAGAAGAGTCATCAGTGCCTGAGCTTATTGAGATGTTGTTAAATGATCAACGACCGATGATGCGGGGGACGATTGCCTGGGCGTTAGGGGAAATTGGAACAGAGAAGAGTTATGAGGGCATTTGCCAAGCACTTGAAACTGAAGAAGATCCATCAGTAATTGCTGAGTTGCAAAAAGCGATTGATAATAGAAAGATTAAAAATCCACAGAGTTAA